The Chordicoccus furentiruminis DNA window TAATGAAGATGTCGTCGAGTCCCTGAGCGCACAGTCCGGAAATCCGCGCTGGGCATGGGACTGCTACAGACGGTTCATCCAGATGTTCTCCGATGTCGTCATGGAAGTCTCGAAGAGCGAGTTTGAGAAGCTGATCGACAAGAAGAAGGTCGAGCGGGGCGTGACGCAGGACGTGGATCTGACCGCGGAGGATCTCAAGGATCTGGCGGATCAGTTCAAGGCGATGTACAAGAAGACCATCGGAAAGGACTTCCCGACCGATCCGAAGGTACAGCTGATCGAGGCGGTCAAGGCCGTATTCCGTTCCTGGGACAACCCGCGCGCGAACGTCTATCGCCGCGACAACGACATCCCGTATTCCTGGGGCACGGCTGTCAACGTCCAGATGATGGCATTCGGCAACATGGGCGATGATTCTGGTTCCGGCGTTGCGTTCACGAGAAACCCGGCTACCGGTGAGAATAAGTTCTACGCTGAGATTCTGATGAACGCGCAGGGCGAAGACGTGGTCTCCGGTGTCCGTACGCCGATGGAGATCGATGAGATCAAGAAGACGCTTCCGGACATCTACAAGCAGCTGACCTCCATCGCGAAGAAGCTGGAGGATCACTATCATGACATGCAGGATATGGAGTTCACCATCGAGCATGGCAAGCTGTATATGCTGCAGACCCGCAACGGCAAGAGAACGGCCCGCGCGGCGCTGAAGATCGCCAATGATCTGGTGAAGGAGGGCAAGATCGACAAGAAGACGGCCGTCCTCGCCATTGATCCGAGAAACCTTGACACGCTGCTTCACGGCTCCTTTGACAAGGCGGCGCTGAAGAGTGCGGAGCTGATCGGCAAGGGCCTTCCGGCAGCGCCGGGCGCCGCGAGCGGCAAGATCGTCTTCACGGCGGAGGATTCCAAGGAATGGGCTGCGAAGGGCGAGAAGGTTGTTCTTGTCCGTCTCGAGACTTCTCCGGAGGATATCGAAGGCATGAAGTCCGCTCAGGGTATCCTGACAGCCCGCGGCGGCATGACCTCTCACGCGGCGGTCGTTGCGCGCGGCATGGGTTCCTGCTGCGTTTCCGGATGCAAGGAACTGATTGTCGATTCCGACAACAAGACCATCCAGCTGGGCGGCCACACCTATCATGAGGGCGACTGGATCTCCTTCGACGGTTCTACCGGCAACATCTACGACGGTGATCTTCCGGTCGTGGCGGGCGCCATCGAGGACGAGGACTTCAAGACCATCATGTCCTGGGCGGATGAGTTCAGAAGAATGAAGGTACGCACCAACGCGGATACGCCGGCTGACGCCAAGAAGGCGGTCGAGCTGGGCGCCGAGGGAATCGGCCTGTGCCGTACGGAGCATATGTTCTTCAGCGGCAACCGGATCGACGCGATCCGCGAGATGATCTGCTCCGACACCGTGGATGAGAGAAAGGCCGCGCTGGCCAAGATCCTTCCGCTTCAGCAGGGCGACTTCGAGCAGCTGTACGAAGTGCTTGAGGGCAAGCCGGTTACGATCCGCTTCCTGGATCCGCCGCTTCACGAGTTTGTTCCGACCACGGAAGAGGATATCAAGAAGCTGGCTGATTCCAAGGGCAAGACGGTCGAGGAAGTCAAGAATGTGATCGCGGGCCTCAAGGAAGTCAACCCGATGATGGGCCTCCGCGGCTGCCGTCTTGATGTTATGTATCCGGAAATCGCCCAGATGCAGACCAGAGCCGTCATCCGCGCCGCGATCAACGTCTCCAGACGTCATCCGGAATGGCAGATCGCTCCGGAAATCATGATCCCGCTGACCTCCTCGAAGCGTGAGCTCCGGTACGTCAGAAAGATCGTCAAGACCACGGCGGATGAGGAAATCGCAGCGGCCAATGTGGTACTCAAGTATACGATCGGTACGATGATCGAGATCCCGAGAGCGGCCCTGATCGCGGATGAGATCGCAACCGAGGCTGATTTCTTCTGCTTCGGAACAAACGATCTGACCCAGATGACCTACGGCTTCTCCAGAGACGATTCCGGCAAGTTCCTTGACGCGTATCTGAACGCCAAGATTCTTGAGTCCGATCCGTTCGCAAAGCTGGATCAGACCGGTGTCGGCAAGCTGATGCGGATCGCTGTTGAGGGCGGACGCAAGACCAATCCGTACCTGCACTGCGGTATCTGCGGAGAGCATGGCGGCGACCCGGCGTCCATCGAGTTCGTCAACAGCATCGGCCTCGACTATGTCTCCTGCAGCCCGTTCCGTGTTCCGATTGCACGCCTCGCGGCGGCTCAGGCTTCACTGAAGCAGGGAAAATAATTCAAACGCGGCGGCGGTAAACGGCTCGCAATGCAGCCGTATCCGCCCTGTGTGAACGCGAATGCCCCCGGCCAAAGCGGGGGTATTTGCTGCGTCCCTGACTGCTCCGGCAGTCAGGGATTTCTTTTTGCTTTTCGTTTTGGTATAATAGGCGTGTTTCTACCGTTTTCGGATATGCTTTGTGCGGAACGGAACGGACAAAAAACAGCAGGAAAGGAAGGTTTCTCTTCATGAATTCAAAGGATGAGATCCGCCGCCGGCTCAAGATGCTGCGGACGGAGATGCTGCATGCGGGCGTTGACGTCTATGTCGCTTATTCCACCGACTCCCACGCGTCCGAATATGTCAGCGATTACTATAAGGTCACCGAGTATCTCACGGGCTGCACGAGCGACAATGTGGTCCTTGTCATTGAACAGGAAAACGCGAAGCTCTGGACGGACGGCCGTTTCTTCATCTCCGCGGCCGGCGAGCTCGAAGGCACCGGCGTCGAGCTGATGAAGGAGGGCGAGCCGGGCGTTCCGACTCCCTACGCTTATCTCGGGACTGTGCTGCAGGCAGGTCAGGTGCTCGGCTGTGACGGAACCTGTGTCAGTGCGCAGAACGGTGAGCACCTCAGGAAGGTTGTGAAGGCACGCGGTGCGAGAATCGAATCCACGCAGGATATCATCAACGAGGTCTGGGTCGGACGCCCGGCGCTTCCGTCAGGCAAGGCCTGGATCCTTCCGGATACGCTGGCAGGACGGAACTGCGACGAAAAGCTGACGGGCGTGCGTGCGAAGATGAAGGAACTGGGCTGCACATCCTTCGTGCTCTCAAAACTGGACGATATCATGTGGCTGCTGAACATCCGCGGATCGGATGTCGCGTATAACCCGGTGGTGCTCAGCTACCTCCTGGTCGGTGAGGACACGGCGGACCTCTTCATCCAGGATGAGGCGGTGACGGAGGCTTTTTCTTCCTACGCCAGAGAACATCATGTCAAGCTTCACCCCTACGGAGATATCTTCAAATACATCCGGGACTATCATTTTGAGGGGGCCGTGCTGTTCGACAGCAGACAGTCCTCGGACGCGATGGCGACACTGCTCCGCGACAAGAGTGACGTTGTGGACGCTCCGAACCCGACGACCCTGATGAAGGCCGTCAAGAACGAGACGGAGATCCGCAGCAGCCGCCGTTTTTATCTTCTTGATTCCGTGGCGGTCTGCCGTTTCATCTACCGGGTGAAGAACCGTCTCGCAGGTCCGCTGAATGAGGTGACGGCCGCGAAGCTGATGGACTCGCTCAGAAGTGAAATTCCGGGCTATATCGACCTATCGTTCCCGACGATCTCCGCGGTGGGGGCTCACGCGGCGATGGCTCACTACGCACCGGATGAGGAGACCGCGAGCCCGCTGGGAGAGGAAGGCTTTCTGCTGGTTGACTCCGGGGCCCACTATCAGGG harbors:
- the ppdK gene encoding pyruvate, phosphate dikinase codes for the protein MARKWVYLFTEGNANMRELLGGKGANLAEMTNLGLPVPQGFTITTEACTQYYEDGKVINDEISSQISEYMRKLEEITGKKFGDKENPLLVSVRSGARASMPGMMDTILNLGLNEDVVESLSAQSGNPRWAWDCYRRFIQMFSDVVMEVSKSEFEKLIDKKKVERGVTQDVDLTAEDLKDLADQFKAMYKKTIGKDFPTDPKVQLIEAVKAVFRSWDNPRANVYRRDNDIPYSWGTAVNVQMMAFGNMGDDSGSGVAFTRNPATGENKFYAEILMNAQGEDVVSGVRTPMEIDEIKKTLPDIYKQLTSIAKKLEDHYHDMQDMEFTIEHGKLYMLQTRNGKRTARAALKIANDLVKEGKIDKKTAVLAIDPRNLDTLLHGSFDKAALKSAELIGKGLPAAPGAASGKIVFTAEDSKEWAAKGEKVVLVRLETSPEDIEGMKSAQGILTARGGMTSHAAVVARGMGSCCVSGCKELIVDSDNKTIQLGGHTYHEGDWISFDGSTGNIYDGDLPVVAGAIEDEDFKTIMSWADEFRRMKVRTNADTPADAKKAVELGAEGIGLCRTEHMFFSGNRIDAIREMICSDTVDERKAALAKILPLQQGDFEQLYEVLEGKPVTIRFLDPPLHEFVPTTEEDIKKLADSKGKTVEEVKNVIAGLKEVNPMMGLRGCRLDVMYPEIAQMQTRAVIRAAINVSRRHPEWQIAPEIMIPLTSSKRELRYVRKIVKTTADEEIAAANVVLKYTIGTMIEIPRAALIADEIATEADFFCFGTNDLTQMTYGFSRDDSGKFLDAYLNAKILESDPFAKLDQTGVGKLMRIAVEGGRKTNPYLHCGICGEHGGDPASIEFVNSIGLDYVSCSPFRVPIARLAAAQASLKQGK
- a CDS encoding aminopeptidase P family protein; this encodes MNSKDEIRRRLKMLRTEMLHAGVDVYVAYSTDSHASEYVSDYYKVTEYLTGCTSDNVVLVIEQENAKLWTDGRFFISAAGELEGTGVELMKEGEPGVPTPYAYLGTVLQAGQVLGCDGTCVSAQNGEHLRKVVKARGARIESTQDIINEVWVGRPALPSGKAWILPDTLAGRNCDEKLTGVRAKMKELGCTSFVLSKLDDIMWLLNIRGSDVAYNPVVLSYLLVGEDTADLFIQDEAVTEAFSSYAREHHVKLHPYGDIFKYIRDYHFEGAVLFDSRQSSDAMATLLRDKSDVVDAPNPTTLMKAVKNETEIRSSRRFYLLDSVAVCRFIYRVKNRLAGPLNEVTAAKLMDSLRSEIPGYIDLSFPTISAVGAHAAMAHYAPDEETASPLGEEGFLLVDSGAHYQGATTDETRTIALGALTDEMKRDFTLVAVSNLALMYAKFARGTTGGQLDLLAREPLYRHGLNFNHGTGHGVGYILNVHEGPQRISRGVSGGTEIAMEPGMITSDEPGLYREGRYGIRTESIMLTVEDETTEFGDFLRSEPLTLAPIDLDAIDTRYMEPIDIERLNDYHRRVREAVSPYLEEDERRWLEEATRPVSRA